A region of Catenibacterium mitsuokai DNA encodes the following proteins:
- a CDS encoding Sau3AI family type II restriction endonuclease, giving the protein MSEEKNKVYQSIEELLETAQSSLGVPFKEYDVNNRLNGGNKGKIGQVIEEGLFHKGIDSRQEADFPELGVELKVTPMNRVGKEKDMVSAKERLVVTMINYMKDYNVSFEDSHVLDKLNKVLLMFYFNEPEKMNYDLCVDKIFLYQFKDIPEEDKQIIINDYNIIIDKIKSGHAEDISESDTYYLSACTKGATAATSFVDQPFSSVKAKRRAFSLKPKYMTALLRSQVFNDNAITKESLMKATGIVGRDNIFDRMIEYLFTPYYGKSLSEIDGMIETPVNRKSLNYLRSYIARMMNASPETKSKDIDEYYDEFYKANIKIKTIRIKKNGTIKESMSFPAFKFKDIVEENWEDSELRNKFINEKYLFCVFDEIDDSKYEYRFRGAFLWAMPESDLDGKVREAWERTVYLAKHGIDFTISENKNGPIVHNNLPSKTDDLIVHVRPHANKAVYVFKDGTIIGSGNVQTDGDELLDGTIITKQCFFLNNDYVLGLVNKYLPLKD; this is encoded by the coding sequence GTGAGTGAAGAAAAAAATAAAGTTTATCAAAGCATAGAAGAACTATTGGAAACAGCTCAGTCTTCTTTAGGTGTTCCTTTTAAAGAATATGATGTGAATAATCGTTTAAACGGTGGTAATAAAGGAAAGATTGGACAGGTCATTGAAGAAGGATTATTCCATAAGGGCATTGATAGCCGACAAGAAGCAGACTTCCCAGAATTAGGAGTGGAATTAAAAGTGACTCCAATGAATAGAGTAGGAAAAGAAAAGGATATGGTTTCAGCAAAAGAAAGACTAGTTGTCACAATGATCAACTATATGAAGGATTATAATGTCTCTTTTGAAGACAGCCATGTTTTAGACAAACTTAATAAAGTGCTTTTAATGTTCTATTTCAATGAGCCTGAGAAGATGAACTATGATTTATGTGTAGATAAGATTTTTCTTTATCAATTTAAAGACATACCAGAAGAAGATAAGCAGATCATAATTAACGACTATAACATTATTATTGATAAGATTAAAAGTGGTCATGCTGAAGATATTTCTGAATCAGATACATATTATCTAAGTGCATGTACAAAAGGGGCTACTGCAGCTACTTCTTTTGTTGATCAACCATTTAGCTCAGTTAAAGCTAAAAGAAGAGCGTTCTCACTAAAGCCTAAATATATGACAGCTTTATTAAGGTCGCAGGTATTTAATGACAATGCCATTACAAAAGAGAGCTTGATGAAAGCGACTGGTATAGTAGGAAGAGATAATATCTTTGATAGGATGATAGAATATTTGTTTACGCCTTACTATGGTAAGTCACTATCTGAAATAGATGGTATGATTGAAACACCAGTGAATAGAAAATCTCTTAATTATTTGAGAAGTTATATTGCAAGAATGATGAATGCTTCACCAGAAACTAAGAGTAAAGATATTGATGAATATTATGATGAATTCTATAAAGCAAATATTAAGATCAAAACAATCCGTATTAAGAAGAACGGAACTATAAAGGAATCAATGAGTTTCCCTGCTTTTAAGTTTAAGGATATTGTAGAAGAGAATTGGGAAGATTCTGAATTAAGAAATAAGTTCATTAACGAAAAGTATTTGTTCTGTGTATTTGATGAAATAGACGATTCTAAATACGAATACAGATTTAGAGGGGCTTTCTTATGGGCAATGCCTGAAAGTGATTTGGACGGAAAGGTACGTGAAGCTTGGGAAAGAACAGTGTATCTTGCCAAGCATGGAATAGATTTTACAATCAGTGAAAACAAGAACGGACCAATTGTACACAATAATCTTCCATCTAAAACTGATGACTTGATTGTTCATGTAAGACCACATGCTAATAAAGCAGTTTATGTGTTCAAAGATGGTACAATAATTGGCTCAGGAAATGTACAAACTGATGGTGATGAATTGCTTGATGGTACCATTATTACTAAGCAGTGTTTCTTCTTGAATAATGATTATGTATTAGGGTTAGTGAATAAATATTTACCTTTAAAAGATTAA
- a CDS encoding very short patch repair endonuclease, producing the protein MPDVFTQEQRSKVMSRIRGKDNKPETMVRKYLWHHGFRYRKNDKSLPGTPDIVILKYRTVVFINGCFWHHHYGCKYGRYPQSRKEYWIKHIDRNVENDVKNYNLLQQLDYKVIVVWECEIKEDFDHRMKLLIEEITQ; encoded by the coding sequence ATGCCTGATGTATTTACTCAGGAACAACGTTCAAAGGTAATGAGTCGTATTCGTGGTAAAGATAATAAGCCTGAAACAATGGTAAGGAAGTATTTATGGCATCATGGGTTTAGATATCGTAAGAATGATAAGAGTTTGCCAGGTACTCCTGATATAGTAATTCTAAAATATAGAACAGTTGTATTTATTAATGGCTGTTTTTGGCATCATCACTATGGTTGCAAATATGGAAGATACCCACAATCAAGGAAGGAATATTGGATAAAACACATTGATAGAAATGTGGAGAACGATGTGAAGAACTATAATCTTCTCCAACAACTTGATTATAAAGTGATAGTAGTTTGGGAATGTGAAATCAAGGAAGACTTTGATCACAGAATGAAACTACTCATAGAAGAAATAACACAATGA
- the dcm gene encoding DNA (cytosine-5-)-methyltransferase, whose translation MELTVVELFAGVGGFRVGLNDIKSFDENDKAIENRNWKFVWANQFEPSTKTQPAYNCYCTRFGEEHTSNTDIQEEVAHLDEDTDYIPNHSLLVGGFPCQDYSVARSLSGEKGIEGKKGVLFWSIAKILRVKKPPFVLLENVDRLLKSPSKQRGRDFGIMLRTFNDEGYDVEWRVINAAEYGARQRRRRTFIFAWRKDTKYAKTLSDIKIEDIIAKDGLFAKQFPINLIDTPIRTYDVTSYEDTVEMTEKFQANFENTGCMVNGQVVTFKTEPQFKEPIPLKDTLLHNVDKKFYLNDKQKEKFEYLKGAKRITRTNAEGFTYNFSEGKIAYPENIDLPSRTMLTSEGTVNRSSHVVADLDTAEKRIITPIEAERLQHFPDNWTNTGMTDRQRYFMMGNALVTFIINTLEPRLEEIIKAE comes from the coding sequence ATGGAACTAACAGTTGTAGAACTATTTGCCGGTGTAGGTGGATTTAGAGTAGGATTGAATGATATCAAATCATTTGATGAAAATGATAAAGCTATCGAAAATAGAAATTGGAAATTCGTTTGGGCGAATCAGTTTGAACCATCTACAAAAACACAACCTGCATATAACTGCTATTGTACAAGATTTGGTGAAGAGCATACTTCCAATACAGATATTCAAGAAGAAGTAGCTCACCTAGACGAGGATACTGATTATATTCCTAATCATAGTCTTCTTGTAGGAGGTTTTCCTTGCCAGGACTACTCAGTCGCAAGATCACTAAGCGGTGAAAAAGGGATTGAAGGTAAGAAAGGTGTTCTTTTCTGGTCAATCGCAAAGATTTTACGTGTAAAAAAGCCACCTTTTGTATTATTAGAAAATGTCGATAGATTACTTAAATCACCTTCTAAACAGCGTGGTAGAGACTTTGGTATTATGCTTAGAACTTTCAACGATGAAGGTTATGATGTAGAATGGCGTGTTATAAATGCTGCTGAATATGGAGCAAGACAGAGAAGAAGAAGAACATTCATTTTTGCATGGAGAAAAGATACAAAGTATGCAAAGACACTTTCTGATATAAAGATTGAGGATATTATCGCAAAGGATGGATTGTTTGCAAAACAATTCCCAATCAACTTGATTGATACTCCTATTAGAACTTATGATGTGACTTCTTATGAAGATACTGTAGAGATGACAGAGAAATTCCAAGCAAATTTTGAAAATACAGGTTGTATGGTAAATGGACAGGTTGTAACTTTTAAGACTGAGCCTCAGTTTAAAGAACCAATTCCTTTAAAAGACACTTTACTTCATAATGTAGATAAGAAATTCTACTTAAATGATAAACAGAAAGAGAAGTTTGAATACTTAAAAGGTGCTAAACGAATCACAAGAACAAATGCAGAAGGTTTCACTTATAACTTCTCTGAAGGAAAGATTGCTTATCCTGAAAATATTGATTTACCAAGTAGAACTATGTTAACAAGTGAAGGTACAGTTAATAGAAGTAGTCATGTTGTTGCAGACCTAGATACAGCAGAAAAGAGAATTATCACTCCAATAGAAGCAGAAAGATTACAGCACTTCCCTGATAACTGGACTAATACAGGAATGACTGATAGACAGAGATATTTCATGATGGGTAATGCATTAGTAACATTCATCATTAATACATTAGAGCCTAGATTAGAAGAGATTATAAAAGCAGAGTAG
- a CDS encoding PTS sugar transporter subunit IIC produces MEKLKAFFDKFQKVMEEKVVPVATKIASQRHLAALRDGLTILIPLTVIGGISLMIANPPVDLEVMKPTNFFFSFLIAWKTWATQWSSILTIPFNLTIGIISVYVVLGVSYRLAQHYEMEAFPNAITALFTFLCIAAVPQTIKDGSYINLSGLGSGSMFAAIIVALVVIEINHFMIEKNIKIKMPAGVPPMVAGPFEVLLPMVVDILFFIFLDQVCIATLGSGLTNLVFTVFSPLISATASLPSMLFIVLLTVVFWFFGIHGDNMVSAITTPIFTGNLVANLAAYNANKEIPNIIAGNFTFIFGLAIAYLAILFNLNFVCKNKRLRSLGHLAIPSSLFNINEPLVFGVPTVLNILTFIPSMICVAINLVVAYLSTAAGLMNKTCMSVPWTLPAPLYAFLSTMDYRAIIIWFVLFAINIIIFIPFMKSYDKQMDLEDEKLSEQGE; encoded by the coding sequence ATGGAAAAATTAAAAGCTTTTTTTGACAAGTTTCAAAAAGTGATGGAAGAAAAAGTTGTACCAGTAGCAACAAAGATTGCTTCACAAAGACATCTTGCCGCATTAAGAGATGGTCTTACAATTTTAATTCCACTTACAGTTATTGGTGGTATTTCACTTATGATTGCGAACCCACCAGTTGATTTAGAGGTTATGAAACCTACTAATTTCTTCTTTAGTTTTTTAATCGCATGGAAGACATGGGCTACTCAGTGGTCTTCAATTCTTACAATTCCATTTAACTTAACAATTGGAATCATTTCTGTATATGTAGTGCTTGGCGTATCATATCGTTTAGCACAGCATTATGAAATGGAAGCTTTCCCAAATGCGATTACAGCATTATTTACTTTCTTATGTATTGCAGCAGTTCCACAGACTATTAAAGATGGTAGTTATATCAATTTAAGTGGTCTTGGTTCTGGTTCTATGTTTGCAGCTATTATCGTTGCACTTGTTGTAATAGAAATTAACCATTTCATGATCGAAAAAAATATCAAAATCAAAATGCCAGCCGGTGTGCCACCTATGGTTGCTGGGCCATTCGAAGTCTTATTGCCAATGGTTGTTGATATTTTATTCTTTATCTTCTTAGATCAGGTATGTATTGCAACATTAGGATCTGGTCTTACTAATCTTGTATTTACTGTTTTCTCACCACTTATCTCAGCGACAGCATCATTACCATCTATGTTATTTATCGTATTATTAACAGTAGTATTCTGGTTCTTCGGTATTCATGGTGACAATATGGTAAGTGCTATTACTACACCAATTTTCACTGGTAACTTAGTTGCTAACTTAGCTGCATATAATGCAAACAAAGAAATTCCAAACATTATTGCAGGTAACTTTACATTTATCTTTGGATTAGCTATCGCTTATCTTGCAATTCTATTTAACTTGAACTTTGTATGTAAGAATAAGAGATTACGTTCATTAGGACATTTAGCAATTCCATCATCATTATTTAACATCAATGAACCATTAGTATTTGGTGTTCCAACAGTATTAAACATTTTAACATTCATTCCAAGTATGATTTGTGTCGCTATTAATTTAGTTGTTGCATATTTATCAACAGCTGCAGGTCTTATGAATAAGACATGTATGAGTGTTCCTTGGACTCTACCTGCACCACTATATGCATTCCTTTCAACTATGGATTATCGTGCTATTATTATTTGGTTTGTCTTATTTGCAATCAACATTATTATCTTCATTCCATTTATGAAATCTTATGATAAACAGATGGATTTAGAAGATGAGAAATTATCTGAACAGGGAGAATAG
- a CDS encoding helix-turn-helix transcriptional regulator — MIQYEKINDDLNLPIKLIRFEGDICEPIHKHWHNSLEIVLPICNGEYGWVDGRYYKLYQENNRPFIINSRSIHAFESGRPKPYIGLALQINYHFLKEVYPEIDHIYFKQPDEEVGTLIKKQLFLINEYYETDSNHKDLLIYSALYHLIYLLVEHLSIEKKDKVELKSEKNKHRITSIINYIDDNYQEDLTIEVLSDVFHLSEGHLSKLFKENLGMTIKAYISQTRAKEVRQALLDSDLPLIDIAIMCGFPNVKSMNKVFKDLYHCTPNQFRHDCK, encoded by the coding sequence ATGATTCAATATGAAAAAATAAACGATGATTTAAACTTGCCTATAAAACTCATACGATTTGAAGGAGACATATGCGAACCTATTCATAAACATTGGCATAATAGCCTTGAAATCGTATTACCTATATGTAATGGAGAATATGGCTGGGTAGATGGAAGATACTATAAACTCTACCAAGAAAACAATAGGCCTTTCATAATAAACTCTAGAAGCATTCATGCTTTTGAATCAGGAAGACCCAAACCCTATATAGGTTTAGCATTACAAATCAACTATCACTTCCTAAAAGAAGTTTATCCTGAAATAGATCATATATACTTTAAACAGCCAGATGAAGAAGTAGGCACATTGATTAAAAAGCAGCTATTTCTTATAAATGAATACTATGAAACGGATAGTAACCATAAAGATTTACTTATCTATTCTGCTTTATATCATTTGATCTATTTACTAGTAGAACACCTTTCTATAGAGAAGAAAGATAAAGTAGAATTAAAGAGTGAAAAGAATAAACATCGCATTACTTCTATTATTAACTATATTGATGATAACTATCAGGAAGATCTAACAATAGAAGTACTTTCTGATGTATTTCATCTATCAGAAGGACATCTTTCTAAACTCTTTAAAGAAAATCTTGGTATGACAATAAAGGCCTATATATCTCAGACACGTGCGAAAGAAGTAAGACAGGCTTTGCTTGATTCTGATCTACCACTTATTGATATTGCGATTATGTGTGGATTTCCCAATGTAAAATCGATGAATAAAGTATTCAAAGATTTGTATCATTGTACCCCTAACCAATTTAGACATGACTGTAAGTAA
- a CDS encoding MurR/RpiR family transcriptional regulator has product MNLKEKISIYYTNLTPTEKRICTLIMKDPSIIMEHNIIEAGELCQTSKSAMLRFAKKLEYRGYSEFKYSVEEYYKNENLDNVENTQNTILSQISNNYALTINQIGNSSYDGQLQELAQLLDEYPYVKSLGIGNSSFCASQLVYSLYSYNKFFEAVTDQPQFTYLNNCLSKDYLLIIFSVSGSNTYLDLLKTAKRKGAYTVLITMNNDTTLKNYANMVYYLPSTVEPRSQTTVLKQFDNRTTLHFFAEIISYYYGLYSERK; this is encoded by the coding sequence ATGAACTTAAAAGAAAAAATCAGTATTTACTATACCAATCTTACACCAACAGAAAAAAGAATATGTACTCTCATAATGAAAGATCCTTCTATCATTATGGAACATAACATTATTGAAGCAGGTGAACTATGTCAAACTTCTAAATCTGCAATGCTTAGATTCGCCAAAAAACTTGAATATAGAGGGTATTCAGAGTTCAAATATTCTGTTGAAGAGTATTATAAAAATGAAAATTTGGATAATGTTGAAAACACACAAAATACTATTCTTTCACAAATATCTAATAATTATGCACTCACTATTAATCAAATAGGTAACTCTTCCTATGATGGACAATTACAAGAGTTAGCACAGCTATTAGATGAATATCCTTATGTAAAATCTCTAGGTATTGGTAACTCTTCATTCTGTGCTAGTCAGCTCGTATATTCCTTATATTCATACAATAAGTTCTTCGAAGCTGTAACAGATCAACCTCAGTTCACATATCTTAATAACTGTCTATCAAAAGATTATTTACTTATTATCTTTAGTGTTTCAGGATCAAATACTTATCTAGACTTGCTTAAAACAGCAAAACGAAAAGGTGCATATACTGTACTTATTACAATGAACAATGACACGACATTAAAGAATTATGCAAATATGGTTTATTATCTACCTTCTACTGTTGAACCTAGAAGTCAAACAACTGTTTTAAAACAATTCGATAATAGAACAACTCTTCACTTTTTCGCAGAAATCATTTCATACTATTACGGATTATATTCCGAAAGAAAATAA
- a CDS encoding restriction endonuclease gives MVEVAFEDLQNADLQIGCVYKGGTAPNLGSDPLSHLFPCGNAGGFRRVNRRDGSRLPAYVILYTSMEELEWPDFLDEETGVFRYYGDNRKPGNDIRNTKKKGNLLLEEVFELLNSNNLEDMPPFFVFKKTGNGRDIQFLGLAAPGNSNISPGRDLVALWCSLNGQKFQNYEAYFTILDTKGKGISRDWIKSLSEDHSASIDVAPDVWKKFISQGRDGIEALKAPKIIHIPSKCDQLQCDDEGKKCVDAIREHYKDNPYGFESCAMDLLMKMDNHFVDFNLTRPWRDGGRDSIGYYSINSGGKVNAPLKIDCALEAMCYAETNGIGIKQMSRLISRIRYRQFGILITTSYVDEQAYQEVVEDGHPILVVTATDIARILRINSITSENIDEYLNSIDSRRKEWEQDK, from the coding sequence ATGGTAGAAGTTGCTTTTGAAGACTTACAAAATGCTGATTTGCAAATAGGTTGTGTTTATAAAGGTGGGACAGCCCCGAATTTAGGCTCTGATCCTTTATCTCATCTTTTTCCGTGTGGAAACGCTGGTGGATTTAGAAGAGTGAATAGAAGAGATGGAAGCAGACTACCTGCTTATGTCATTTTATATACTTCTATGGAAGAATTAGAATGGCCAGACTTTCTTGATGAGGAAACAGGTGTATTCAGATATTATGGTGATAATAGAAAACCTGGAAATGATATAAGAAACACAAAGAAGAAAGGTAACCTTTTATTAGAAGAGGTATTTGAATTACTTAATAGTAATAATCTAGAAGATATGCCACCTTTCTTTGTGTTTAAAAAAACTGGAAATGGAAGAGATATCCAGTTTTTAGGTTTAGCTGCACCTGGAAATAGTAATATATCGCCAGGTAGAGATTTAGTTGCATTATGGTGTTCATTGAATGGCCAAAAGTTTCAGAATTATGAAGCTTACTTTACAATACTAGATACTAAGGGGAAAGGTATTTCTAGAGATTGGATTAAATCTTTATCTGAGGATCATTCGGCTAGTATAGATGTTGCACCTGATGTATGGAAGAAGTTTATTTCTCAAGGTAGAGATGGGATAGAAGCGTTGAAGGCACCTAAGATTATTCATATTCCTAGTAAGTGTGATCAATTACAGTGTGATGATGAAGGCAAGAAGTGTGTTGATGCTATTAGGGAACATTATAAAGATAATCCATATGGCTTTGAATCATGTGCGATGGATTTATTGATGAAAATGGATAATCATTTTGTGGATTTCAATCTGACTCGTCCATGGAGAGATGGTGGAAGAGATTCTATTGGATACTATTCCATTAACAGTGGTGGTAAAGTGAATGCTCCATTAAAGATTGATTGTGCATTAGAAGCTATGTGCTATGCTGAGACTAATGGCATAGGTATAAAACAGATGTCTAGACTTATATCTAGAATTAGATATAGACAGTTTGGTATTTTAATAACAACGAGCTATGTTGATGAGCAAGCTTATCAAGAGGTTGTTGAAGATGGTCATCCTATATTAGTTGTTACTGCAACAGATATTGCGAGAATACTTAGAATAAATTCTATTACTAGTGAAAATATAGATGAGTATTTGAACAGTATTGATAGTAGAAGAAAAGAATGGGAACAAGACAAATAA
- a CDS encoding Nif3-like dinuclear metal center hexameric protein encodes MRVRQILDLLESQGEWVNRSCTRDRILFGDDQKDVNKVVVCWVATKEIIQYAIEHDVHFIITHENAFYMASTSLPTAVYKAQKEKEALLEKHDITLYRCHDLWDLYPKYGVKDCWAKVLDLNFEESHDYSFLRFANDVNMTVEELAQHIIKQIKPYYQYGIEVIGDKNKKINRLGIGTGACTDVFQMSEHGVDACLVSDDGINNWTAVQWAMDNDLPLIVINHMTCEAPGIECLAKYLNEQLQEVSFTYVPNKYGIYHIEK; translated from the coding sequence ATGAGAGTTAGACAAATTTTAGATTTATTAGAATCACAAGGTGAGTGGGTCAATAGAAGTTGTACAAGAGACCGCATTCTATTTGGGGATGATCAAAAAGACGTGAATAAAGTAGTTGTTTGCTGGGTTGCTACTAAAGAAATTATTCAGTATGCAATAGAACATGATGTGCATTTTATTATTACACATGAAAATGCATTCTATATGGCATCAACATCACTTCCTACAGCTGTTTATAAAGCACAGAAAGAAAAAGAAGCATTACTAGAAAAACATGATATTACGTTATATAGATGTCATGATTTATGGGATTTATATCCAAAATATGGTGTAAAAGATTGCTGGGCAAAAGTATTAGATTTGAATTTCGAAGAGTCACATGATTATTCATTCTTAAGATTTGCGAATGATGTAAATATGACAGTTGAAGAATTAGCGCAGCATATCATTAAACAAATCAAGCCTTATTATCAGTATGGCATTGAAGTGATTGGTGATAAGAATAAAAAAATAAATAGATTAGGAATAGGTACTGGAGCATGCACAGATGTTTTTCAAATGTCTGAACATGGAGTTGATGCCTGTTTAGTAAGTGACGATGGTATCAATAACTGGACTGCGGTTCAATGGGCGATGGATAATGACTTACCTCTTATTGTTATTAATCATATGACTTGTGAAGCACCAGGAATTGAATGCCTTGCTAAGTATCTCAATGAACAACTTCAAGAAGTTTCATTTACTTATGTTCCTAACAAATATGGTATTTATCATATAGAAAAATAA